The window GGAGAGCATTTTAAAGTATGAGTGTAGGAGGTAAGCTACGAAGTAATCTCAATATCAAGACACGTCTTTCAACAACACTAAAGAGTTGGTTGCCGATTTTGCAAAGTGGCGTTATGGAGCTTGAAGAAACGCTCAATGCTATTGTAGAGGAAAATCCCTATGCTTGTGTGCAAAGCCAAATGACACAAAGTTTGCAATCTAAAAACTATAAAAAGTCTCATCTTTCCTCAAATACATCAAATGACCGCTTTGAATCTATTCACATTAGCCAAAAAAGCCTTTACGAAGTGCTTGAGGAGCAAATTGATTCTACTTTATTTCCCACAGAAATTTCACGCACCATTGCATTTAAGATTGTAGAGAATCTCAATGAAGATGGGTATTTGGATACCGCAGTGGGTGAGATAGCTTATGAATTAGGACTAAGCGAGGAAGATGTAGAACGCGTAAGGCAGAGATTTGCATATCTTGAGCCTTATGGTGTAGGCGCAAAAGATGTGATAGAATCTTTTCTTTTTCAGTTAAGCAATACTGAATTAGAGGGTGAAAGCTATGATTTGGCTGCACGTGTGATACGCGATTTGCACAACCATAGTAAATATAAAAATCACCCTGCATACAATGAAGTAATGAAGACTATTAAGAGCTTTAGAAATCCGCCAGCGATTGAGTTTGGAGCGAAAGAAGCTGAAGTGATTCCTGATATTTTTATTTTTGAACGAGTAAAAACTGATACATTGAAAAACACTACCTACGAACTTGAAGTGTCAATTAATGATGTGTATTATCCTAAGATTATTATTGAGGAGAAAATCAAAGGTGTGGAGGCACATAAAGAAAGTGCAGAATTTTTAAAAACTAAATTAAAAGAGGCAAAAGATTTGGTTGATGCGCTTGATATGCGTAAAGCCACTATTTTGAAAATTGCCATTGCTCTACGTGAGAATCAATATGATTTTTTTATGGGCGGGGAGATACGTCCGATGAAGCTTAAAGATATTGCCCAAGATTTGGGATATGCGCCGAGCACGATTTCACGTGCTATTGCTAATAAATATTTAGAATGCGATAGAGGGATTTTCCCTATTAAAAGTTTCTTTACTGCAGCTATTGATGGGGATACTTCAAATGCTTCGATTAAAGATTTTATACTCAATCTTGTCAAAAATGAGGATAGAAAAAAGCCTTTGAGTGATTTGAAGATTCTAAAAAGTGTGGAGCAAAAATTTGACCTTAAAATGGTGCGGCGCACGATTACCAAATATCGCCAACAGCTCAATATTGCAAGCTCTAGTGAGCGTAAAAAACTCTATGAAATCAGCGTATAATTATAAAATATAAGCAAGGTTTTAGCCAAATTGAGCTAAAATGCTCGTCTTTTTGTTTTGAAAAAGTATGCTCTGTTATAGAATCAGTGCATAAAGCTTAATAGCAAATTCACACATACCAATCCTTATGAGGTTGCAAGGGTTTAATGAGCCCTGCTAAGGGGTATGGAGGATAAACCAAAATTTACAAGGAGAACCTATGGTAACGATGAAAGACTTACTTGAGTGTGGTGTGCATTTTGGACATCAAACTCGCCGCTGGAATCCAAAGATGAAAAGATTTATCTTTGGTGTGAGAAAGAATATCCATATTATTGATTTGCAAAAAACTTTGCGCTACTTTCGTTATACTTACAATATCATTAAAGAAGCAGCGAGTGAGGGTAAAGTGATTATGTTTGTAGGCACAAAGCGAC is drawn from Helicobacter sp. MIT 21-1697 and contains these coding sequences:
- a CDS encoding RNA polymerase factor sigma-54; amino-acid sequence: MSVGGKLRSNLNIKTRLSTTLKSWLPILQSGVMELEETLNAIVEENPYACVQSQMTQSLQSKNYKKSHLSSNTSNDRFESIHISQKSLYEVLEEQIDSTLFPTEISRTIAFKIVENLNEDGYLDTAVGEIAYELGLSEEDVERVRQRFAYLEPYGVGAKDVIESFLFQLSNTELEGESYDLAARVIRDLHNHSKYKNHPAYNEVMKTIKSFRNPPAIEFGAKEAEVIPDIFIFERVKTDTLKNTTYELEVSINDVYYPKIIIEEKIKGVEAHKESAEFLKTKLKEAKDLVDALDMRKATILKIAIALRENQYDFFMGGEIRPMKLKDIAQDLGYAPSTISRAIANKYLECDRGIFPIKSFFTAAIDGDTSNASIKDFILNLVKNEDRKKPLSDLKILKSVEQKFDLKMVRRTITKYRQQLNIASSSERKKLYEISV